In Acaryochloris marina S15, a single genomic region encodes these proteins:
- a CDS encoding cytochrome c biogenesis protein ResB produces the protein MVSKFIRFLGSIKLAVPVLVAIASILVWATFYESKVGSLVVQQQIYKSPWFGALMFLLAVNLGISTLSRYPWRGARKVGFALTHLGLIVLIAGSAAVIHLGVEGLLLVRTDQPANHLVRVEGELLEVMDDQGQVQQAAVMVTPERVISPTQFVGLTLLDYNENSIETVEYREGDAQDEPAIRLVLSSDRMGQTFEQWLSPAADRIDLGPAQLELWQAADKSNLQQLLADPTQAQSRPSGTLQIQLGEINTTFAIDELHRHDGSLDDATIHLVNAWPDFRLDDHNQPITASQDWRNPAVEVELVQADHREHWYVFAQTGLDPILVGDAEQFDLSLSYQVPPPSATDYFRVVVANQQLYYAARSSQEFSSGPLAMDQIIQPGWADFQIALADWLPHAEMIQERFSAPPGVEGVPALQVATADGHRQWLPWGESALITDGSHALMTAFGPRMMALPFGISLDDFIVERNEGSESVAMWTSQIRLENLEGGETQQRSVWMNHPTWYQGWKIAQASWNPGDLNQSTLQIKREPIWVTALTWSGALLTVVGIGVMFYGPTLWKKRAKPFPTAIPEDSAQPVVADPAPISLATQDG, from the coding sequence ATGGTCTCAAAATTTATCCGCTTTTTGGGTTCAATTAAGTTAGCTGTACCCGTATTAGTTGCGATCGCAAGTATCTTGGTTTGGGCCACGTTCTATGAGAGCAAAGTTGGCTCCCTTGTGGTTCAACAGCAAATTTATAAAAGTCCCTGGTTTGGAGCCTTGATGTTCCTGCTGGCAGTCAATTTGGGCATCTCTACCCTGTCCCGCTATCCCTGGCGAGGAGCCCGGAAAGTCGGTTTTGCCCTCACCCACTTAGGGCTGATTGTGCTGATTGCGGGATCTGCGGCAGTGATTCATCTCGGTGTGGAAGGACTATTACTAGTCCGCACGGATCAGCCTGCTAACCATCTGGTGAGGGTTGAGGGTGAGTTACTGGAAGTGATGGATGACCAAGGTCAAGTGCAACAGGCGGCGGTGATGGTAACGCCTGAGCGAGTTATTTCTCCCACTCAATTTGTTGGGCTGACGTTGTTGGACTACAACGAGAATTCGATCGAAACAGTTGAGTACCGAGAAGGTGATGCCCAGGATGAGCCAGCAATACGCTTGGTATTAAGTAGCGATCGCATGGGCCAAACCTTCGAACAATGGCTATCCCCCGCTGCTGACAGAATTGATTTGGGGCCTGCCCAACTGGAGCTTTGGCAAGCTGCAGATAAGAGCAACCTCCAACAGCTTTTAGCAGATCCCACTCAAGCTCAATCCAGGCCATCTGGAACCCTACAGATACAGTTGGGAGAAATAAATACCACCTTTGCCATTGATGAGTTGCATCGTCATGATGGGAGTTTAGATGATGCAACGATACATCTAGTCAATGCCTGGCCAGACTTTCGGTTGGATGATCACAATCAGCCCATCACTGCGTCCCAGGACTGGCGTAATCCAGCCGTTGAAGTGGAACTAGTCCAGGCGGATCACCGAGAACACTGGTATGTGTTTGCCCAAACGGGATTAGACCCCATCTTAGTGGGAGATGCTGAGCAATTTGATCTGAGCTTGAGCTATCAAGTGCCACCTCCCTCTGCCACGGACTATTTTCGGGTCGTTGTGGCTAATCAACAGCTCTATTATGCAGCTCGGTCTTCCCAAGAATTTTCCTCAGGCCCCTTGGCCATGGATCAAATCATTCAACCCGGCTGGGCAGATTTTCAAATCGCCCTGGCAGACTGGCTTCCCCATGCTGAGATGATTCAAGAGCGTTTCTCGGCTCCACCTGGGGTAGAGGGGGTTCCGGCGTTGCAGGTTGCGACTGCAGATGGGCATCGGCAGTGGCTACCCTGGGGAGAATCAGCGCTGATTACAGATGGTTCCCATGCATTGATGACAGCGTTTGGTCCCCGGATGATGGCTTTACCCTTCGGGATTAGTTTGGATGACTTTATCGTTGAGCGGAATGAAGGCAGCGAATCGGTGGCCATGTGGACCAGTCAGATTCGCCTCGAAAATTTAGAGGGGGGAGAAACCCAACAACGCTCGGTCTGGATGAACCACCCCACCTGGTACCAAGGGTGGAAAATTGCTCAAGCCTCATGGAATCCTGGGGATTTGAACCAGTCCACTCTGCAAATTAAACGCGAACCGATATGGGTGACCGCGTTGACTTGGAGTGGTGCCTTATTAACGGTAGTGGGCATTGGCGTCATGTTCTATGGCCCCACCCTGTGGAAAAAGCGGGCAAAACCCTTCCCTACAGCCATACCGGAAGACTCTGCTCAGCCAGTTGTGGCTGATCCAGCACCCATTTCACTTGCGACTCAGGATGGATAA
- the ccsA gene encoding cytochrome c biogenesis protein CcsA encodes MNQLKFLWGLCLACALMVTPISQWQPTTQTAVDTMAVQLDGRKKPLDTVARETVETLHGSERYQLLSGEVLDAPQIYWSLWQNSRDWNDEPFILVNYRPLKAEIGLPVEQKHFSFSTLVNSDLARILQQAHTKQLQEQPLTRDEREAFTLEDRLNLMLDTVGNQTLPLVPHPRDIKGTWVGVAEAQQLYSSEIATHIQAQFEQLNQQYQGNGDDLSALEEPATSLQRSLADLSSGIYPDQATLHREVFFNHFHPFGKAWKLYGIAFLILLISQLIPNFDFYWSGMGTFLGGILVQAFGFGLRMQIAGRPPVTNMYESVVWVGFGIAALAFCFELQTRARSYLLAAAPLAVVCLLLADSLPAVLDPSIAPLVPVLRDNFWLSIHVPTITLSYASFALAMGLGHLTLIQYWRRPEGTTMAISLSRLNTRVIQVGILLLTTGIILGGIWAHFSWGRFWGWDPKETWALIALLCYLAPVHGRLAGWLGYFGMSVASVLAFNAVLMAWYGVNFVLGTGLHSYGFGTGGSELLIASIVGLDTLFVLATILRYRSQHHTDASIPVPEVQTVDA; translated from the coding sequence ATGAATCAATTGAAATTTTTATGGGGACTTTGTCTCGCTTGTGCGTTGATGGTCACCCCTATTAGTCAATGGCAGCCGACTACCCAAACGGCGGTTGATACGATGGCTGTTCAGCTGGATGGGCGAAAGAAGCCGTTAGATACAGTGGCCAGAGAAACAGTAGAGACGCTTCATGGTTCAGAGCGCTATCAGCTATTGAGTGGTGAGGTTTTAGATGCCCCTCAAATCTATTGGTCTCTCTGGCAGAACAGTCGGGATTGGAATGATGAACCCTTTATTTTGGTCAACTATCGTCCCCTCAAAGCCGAAATAGGATTGCCCGTAGAGCAAAAGCATTTTAGTTTCTCTACTCTAGTCAATTCTGACTTGGCCCGTATCTTGCAACAAGCGCATACCAAGCAGCTGCAAGAACAGCCACTGACAAGGGATGAACGTGAAGCTTTCACCCTCGAAGATCGACTGAATTTAATGTTGGATACGGTGGGTAATCAAACGTTGCCCCTCGTTCCCCATCCGCGAGATATCAAAGGCACTTGGGTAGGGGTTGCGGAGGCGCAGCAGCTGTATTCTTCTGAGATAGCGACCCACATTCAAGCCCAGTTTGAGCAACTCAACCAGCAATATCAAGGCAATGGTGATGATTTAAGTGCTTTGGAGGAGCCTGCAACTTCATTGCAACGGTCCTTAGCAGACTTGAGTTCTGGGATTTACCCAGATCAAGCAACCCTGCACCGGGAAGTGTTTTTCAATCACTTCCATCCCTTTGGTAAAGCTTGGAAACTATATGGGATAGCATTTCTCATACTCCTCATCAGCCAACTCATTCCGAACTTCGATTTCTATTGGAGCGGTATGGGAACGTTTCTTGGAGGCATCTTGGTTCAGGCCTTTGGTTTCGGTCTGCGCATGCAAATTGCGGGCCGTCCTCCCGTCACCAATATGTATGAGTCAGTGGTGTGGGTTGGATTTGGAATTGCTGCCTTAGCCTTTTGTTTTGAACTACAGACCCGAGCCCGCTCCTACTTATTGGCGGCAGCTCCCCTAGCAGTCGTTTGTCTATTGCTGGCGGATAGTTTACCTGCGGTGCTAGATCCCAGTATTGCTCCCTTAGTGCCTGTCCTCCGAGATAACTTCTGGTTGAGTATCCATGTGCCCACAATTACCCTCAGCTATGCCAGCTTCGCTTTGGCAATGGGACTGGGGCATCTAACGCTCATTCAGTATTGGCGGCGACCTGAAGGCACGACCATGGCAATCTCCTTATCTCGCCTCAATACCCGGGTGATTCAAGTGGGTATTTTGCTGCTCACCACGGGCATTATTTTGGGCGGTATCTGGGCCCATTTTTCCTGGGGACGGTTTTGGGGCTGGGATCCGAAAGAGACTTGGGCTTTAATTGCTTTGCTCTGCTATTTAGCTCCTGTGCATGGCCGGTTGGCCGGTTGGTTAGGTTATTTTGGCATGAGTGTTGCGAGTGTTTTGGCCTTTAATGCTGTGCTGATGGCTTGGTATGGGGTCAATTTTGTCTTGGGAACCGGACTACATAGCTATGGGTTTGGCACAGGTGGCTCTGAACTGCTGATTGCCAGCATTGTTGGCTTAGATACCTTGTTCGTTCTAGCAACGATTCTTCGCTATCGTTCTCAACATCATACTGATGCCTCTATTCCAGTACCTGAGGTGCAGACGGTTGATGCATAG
- a CDS encoding pentapeptide repeat-containing protein gives MAVLTPEEVQTKVQQGISLQGAELSNINLQGCCLDEGHFPQAYLRVANLSGASCNRADFTEAILIFSILTGISLQDALLTEAQLTSARLDSANLMGIHGVKLKLHGACLDQANVATAILEAVDLAEAKGHYASFRDAILIKADLSQSDFKGANFSRAKLNDANLSQAQFPEAIFAHARLERSQFVKSDLKQADFKGADLIGSNFDQANLKEAQLQEASLDHVSLIRGCMSATHLEQASLYSANLEQADLTGAIVTNTDFRDANLEKTQLHKVDFSNSIVSGAIFTDAHGLTSEQKQLLRKRGALNIPS, from the coding sequence ATGGCCGTTCTCACACCTGAAGAGGTACAAACAAAAGTCCAACAAGGTATTTCTTTGCAGGGGGCAGAGCTCAGTAATATCAATTTACAAGGGTGCTGCCTGGATGAAGGCCACTTTCCGCAAGCCTATTTGCGCGTGGCTAATTTATCCGGAGCGTCCTGCAATCGAGCCGATTTTACTGAAGCCATCCTGATCTTTTCGATCCTTACAGGAATTAGCTTACAAGACGCCCTACTCACCGAGGCCCAACTCACATCCGCCCGGCTGGACTCGGCTAATTTGATGGGAATTCATGGGGTGAAGTTAAAGCTCCATGGTGCTTGTTTGGATCAGGCGAATGTAGCTACAGCCATATTAGAGGCAGTCGATTTGGCAGAGGCAAAAGGCCACTATGCCTCTTTTCGAGATGCCATTTTGATCAAGGCGGATTTATCCCAGAGTGACTTTAAGGGTGCTAACTTCAGTCGGGCTAAGCTCAATGATGCCAATCTGAGTCAGGCCCAGTTTCCAGAAGCCATCTTTGCCCATGCCCGCTTGGAGCGTTCTCAGTTTGTGAAATCCGATTTGAAACAGGCTGATTTTAAGGGGGCTGATCTAATCGGTAGCAACTTTGATCAAGCCAATCTCAAGGAAGCACAATTGCAGGAGGCCAGTTTAGATCATGTGTCCTTGATCCGGGGCTGTATGAGTGCAACCCATCTTGAGCAGGCCTCCCTGTATAGCGCTAATTTGGAACAGGCTGATTTAACCGGTGCCATCGTCACCAATACAGATTTTCGGGATGCCAATCTAGAAAAGACTCAACTGCACAAGGTAGATTTCTCTAACAGCATTGTGTCAGGTGCTATCTTCACCGATGCCCACGGTTTAACAAGTGAGCAAAAGCAACTACTTCGAAAACGAGGTGCGTTAAATATCCCTAGTTAA
- a CDS encoding cytochrome c3 family protein — protein MAKTQKSFFSFSTLFNVRNTVILLCLILMGWLGAAFALDHKTIFLPGVTSNGHILFEASCASCHEGFKPVTNETCMRCHEAEMATDAHGPKKFRDLRWAAELEKLEVLTCTTCHNEHVHMFDRGVHLKPDLCMICHEGIIQGELASHKDFSPDGCWTAGCHNYHDHRTISTGFLRQNMGQADMLPKPALPERSFKPELKTPPQPDLGKEFVGGRA, from the coding sequence GTGGCCAAGACGCAAAAATCTTTTTTCAGCTTTTCGACTCTATTCAATGTCAGAAATACCGTAATTTTGCTGTGTTTAATCTTAATGGGGTGGTTAGGGGCAGCTTTTGCCCTAGACCACAAGACAATCTTTTTACCGGGTGTAACCTCTAATGGCCACATCCTGTTTGAAGCCTCTTGTGCTTCATGCCATGAAGGTTTTAAACCCGTGACGAATGAAACCTGTATGCGCTGTCATGAGGCGGAAATGGCAACGGATGCCCATGGACCCAAGAAGTTCCGTGATCTGCGCTGGGCTGCTGAATTAGAGAAATTAGAGGTTCTAACCTGCACGACTTGCCATAACGAACATGTGCATATGTTTGATCGGGGGGTACATCTGAAGCCTGATCTTTGCATGATTTGCCATGAAGGCATTATCCAAGGGGAACTGGCGAGTCATAAAGACTTCTCTCCTGATGGATGCTGGACAGCCGGTTGCCACAATTACCATGACCACCGCACCATCTCAACGGGGTTCTTGCGCCAAAATATGGGCCAGGCGGACATGTTGCCCAAACCTGCGTTACCCGAACGTAGCTTTAAGCCTGAACTTAAAACCCCTCCTCAACCGGATTTGGGGAAAGAGTTTGTGGGAGGGCGAGCATGA
- a CDS encoding cytochrome c3 family protein, translating into MKQVVLGGLLALLLWSGLTAPVAAVDNAQLQAINQSWSKSAHALAEVNCSSCHQPQSAKQVIQQPTHESCRSCHEGQVDTFLLGKHGIRLLEGQPALTPALAHLPMQAAVHDKQMNCNACHDAHSVKTLPASVDSCLTCHKDNHSLNYKNSRHAQLLQEEGVLPRPSTVSTTCATCHLPRQTSESGTVMVNHNNTYTLLPRDRMVKEVCMNCHGMEFAYNSMFDDDLVESNFARPPTLSLDTLKMVRTLETQRSGNATSK; encoded by the coding sequence ATGAAGCAGGTCGTCCTGGGAGGGTTGCTAGCGCTACTGCTATGGAGTGGCTTGACGGCCCCCGTTGCTGCAGTTGACAACGCTCAGCTCCAAGCCATTAATCAAAGCTGGTCAAAAAGTGCCCATGCCTTAGCTGAGGTGAACTGTTCGAGCTGTCACCAACCTCAGTCCGCTAAGCAGGTGATTCAGCAACCGACCCATGAAAGCTGTCGCTCCTGCCATGAGGGACAGGTGGATACCTTTTTGCTGGGTAAGCATGGCATTCGTCTACTGGAAGGGCAACCTGCCCTAACACCAGCTTTGGCTCACCTGCCGATGCAGGCGGCTGTCCATGATAAGCAAATGAACTGTAATGCTTGCCATGATGCTCATTCTGTCAAAACTCTACCGGCCTCGGTCGATTCTTGTCTGACGTGCCATAAAGACAACCACTCGCTGAATTACAAAAACTCCCGGCATGCTCAGTTGCTGCAAGAAGAGGGGGTACTCCCCCGTCCTTCAACGGTTTCAACCACTTGTGCCACATGCCATCTGCCGCGACAAACATCGGAGTCGGGGACGGTGATGGTCAACCACAACAATACCTATACGTTACTGCCCCGAGATCGCATGGTGAAGGAAGTCTGTATGAATTGCCATGGCATGGAATTTGCCTACAACAGCATGTTTGACGATGACTTAGTGGAATCGAACTTTGCCCGACCGCCCACCTTATCCCTGGACACCCTGAAGATGGTGCGTACTCTAGAAACCCAACGGTCGGGTAATGCCACTTCGAAGTAA
- the groL gene encoding chaperonin GroEL (60 kDa chaperone family; promotes refolding of misfolded polypeptides especially under stressful conditions; forms two stacked rings of heptamers to form a barrel-shaped 14mer; ends can be capped by GroES; misfolded proteins enter the barrel where they are refolded when GroES binds), with product MAKRIIYNENARRALEKGMDILCESVAVTLGPKGRNVVLEKKFGAPQIVNDGVTIAKEIELEDNIENTGVALIRQAASKTNDAAGDGTTTATVLAHAMVKEGMRNVVAGANAISLKRGIEKASGFLVEKIAENARPVEDSKAIAQVATISAGNDDEVGEMISSAMDKVGKEGVISLEEGKSMTTELEVTEGMRFEKGYISPYFATDTERMEAVLDEPYILLTDKKITLVQDLVPVLEQAARAGKPLLVIAEDIEKEALATLVVNRLRGVLNVAAVKAPGFGDRRKAMLEDIAVLTGGQVITEDAGLKLEAAKLEMMGQARRITITKDTTTLVAEGNETDVQARCEQIRRQMDETESSYDKEKLQERLAKLAGGVAVIKVGAATETEMKDRKLRLEDAINSTKAAVEEGIVPGGGTTLAHLGPQLASWAADNLTGEELIGATIVERALTAPLKRIAENAGQNGAVIAERVREKEFNVGFDASVNEFTDMFAAGIVDPAKVTRSALQNAASIAGMVLTTECIISDKPEPKDNAPAGAGMGGDFDY from the coding sequence ATGGCTAAACGCATTATTTATAACGAGAATGCCCGTCGCGCCCTTGAAAAAGGGATGGACATTCTATGTGAATCTGTAGCGGTGACATTAGGCCCAAAAGGTCGCAATGTTGTTCTAGAGAAGAAATTTGGTGCCCCCCAGATCGTCAATGACGGCGTCACCATCGCGAAAGAAATTGAGCTTGAAGACAACATTGAGAACACAGGTGTTGCCCTAATTCGTCAGGCTGCGTCCAAAACCAACGATGCAGCTGGAGATGGTACAACAACGGCTACTGTTCTAGCTCATGCCATGGTCAAAGAAGGGATGCGTAACGTCGTAGCTGGCGCTAACGCTATTTCTCTTAAGCGTGGAATTGAAAAAGCGTCTGGCTTTCTCGTGGAGAAAATCGCTGAGAACGCCCGCCCTGTTGAAGATTCCAAGGCAATTGCACAAGTCGCTACTATTTCCGCTGGCAACGACGATGAAGTCGGTGAAATGATTTCTAGCGCCATGGATAAAGTGGGCAAGGAAGGCGTCATTTCTTTGGAAGAAGGCAAATCCATGACCACCGAACTGGAGGTCACCGAAGGGATGCGCTTTGAGAAAGGCTATATTTCTCCTTACTTTGCCACTGATACAGAGCGAATGGAGGCCGTTCTTGACGAGCCTTATATTCTACTGACCGACAAGAAAATTACCCTTGTGCAGGATTTAGTGCCTGTGCTTGAGCAAGCAGCTCGGGCGGGTAAGCCTTTGTTGGTAATTGCTGAGGATATTGAGAAAGAAGCCTTGGCTACCCTCGTCGTCAACCGTTTACGCGGCGTTTTGAATGTAGCAGCTGTGAAAGCACCGGGTTTCGGCGATCGCCGTAAAGCCATGCTGGAAGACATTGCTGTCTTGACCGGTGGTCAAGTGATTACTGAAGATGCTGGCCTCAAACTAGAAGCTGCCAAGCTAGAAATGATGGGACAAGCTCGTCGAATCACCATCACTAAGGACACTACAACTTTAGTGGCTGAAGGGAATGAAACCGATGTTCAAGCTCGCTGTGAGCAGATTCGTCGTCAAATGGATGAGACTGAGTCTTCCTACGATAAAGAGAAGCTACAAGAGCGCTTGGCTAAATTAGCCGGTGGTGTTGCTGTCATTAAAGTGGGTGCTGCAACCGAAACTGAAATGAAGGATCGGAAGCTTCGCCTAGAAGATGCCATCAACTCTACTAAAGCAGCTGTTGAAGAAGGGATTGTGCCCGGTGGCGGTACCACCTTGGCTCACCTAGGTCCTCAGCTCGCAAGTTGGGCAGCGGATAACCTGACTGGTGAAGAGCTTATTGGAGCCACTATCGTAGAGCGTGCCTTAACAGCCCCTTTAAAGCGCATTGCTGAAAATGCAGGTCAAAATGGTGCCGTTATCGCTGAGCGAGTTCGCGAGAAAGAGTTCAATGTTGGTTTCGACGCTTCAGTAAATGAGTTCACAGATATGTTTGCCGCTGGCATTGTCGACCCTGCAAAGGTGACCCGGTCAGCACTGCAAAATGCCGCTTCTATTGCTGGTATGGTTCTCACTACTGAGTGCATTATTTCTGATAAGCCTGAGCCGAAGGACAATGCTCCCGCTGGCGCTGGCATGGGCGGAGACTTTGACTACTAA
- the groES gene encoding co-chaperone GroES, translating into MAAISLSVSTVKPLGDRVFVKVSAAEEQTAGGIILPDAAKEKPQVGEITAVGPGKRGDDGSRQALDVKEGDKVLYSKYAGTDVKLGGEEFVLLSEKDILAIVN; encoded by the coding sequence ATGGCAGCTATTTCCTTAAGCGTCTCTACAGTTAAGCCTTTAGGCGATCGCGTATTCGTTAAAGTCAGTGCTGCAGAAGAGCAGACTGCGGGTGGCATTATCTTGCCCGATGCGGCTAAAGAGAAGCCTCAAGTCGGCGAAATCACTGCTGTTGGCCCAGGCAAGCGGGGTGATGACGGTTCTCGCCAAGCCTTGGATGTAAAAGAAGGCGACAAAGTTCTGTATTCCAAGTATGCCGGTACAGACGTCAAGCTCGGCGGTGAAGAGTTTGTATTGCTCTCTGAGAAAGATATTTTGGCGATTGTCAACTAA
- a CDS encoding DUF3365 domain-containing protein, giving the protein MNLTRKWVRQLRTRTFAFFALAAAICFTAVACSGGAESQATGGVKPELVADYIHTALASDRTAYTKHVVNRAKKLEGNAKDKGVLDIEATEGWETSNGIPLPAQMFRLGSEIASESDTAFTYNLISTWYINDAQGPKNDFEKKAIQEVEKTGEPFKEFQEVGGKKYFSALYPDKAVAEACVTCHNTHPIHKERYPDKVFKMDDVMGGIMINIPLDGA; this is encoded by the coding sequence ATGAACTTGACCCGAAAATGGGTGCGCCAATTGCGCACAAGAACCTTTGCTTTCTTTGCTTTAGCTGCGGCGATTTGTTTCACAGCTGTGGCCTGTAGTGGAGGTGCGGAATCTCAGGCAACGGGTGGTGTAAAACCCGAATTGGTTGCCGATTACATCCATACTGCTTTAGCCTCTGACCGGACAGCCTATACCAAGCATGTCGTTAACCGAGCCAAGAAATTGGAGGGGAATGCGAAGGATAAAGGCGTTCTGGATATAGAAGCTACCGAAGGTTGGGAAACCAGTAATGGTATTCCCTTGCCTGCTCAAATGTTTCGTCTCGGGTCTGAAATTGCATCCGAATCAGATACTGCTTTTACCTACAACCTAATTTCAACTTGGTATATTAACGACGCTCAAGGTCCTAAAAATGACTTTGAGAAAAAAGCAATCCAGGAAGTTGAGAAAACTGGAGAACCTTTCAAGGAGTTCCAAGAAGTGGGAGGTAAGAAATATTTCTCTGCCCTCTATCCAGACAAGGCAGTAGCTGAAGCGTGTGTCACTTGTCATAACACCCATCCCATCCACAAAGAACGGTATCCCGATAAGGTCTTCAAGATGGATGACGTCATGGGTGGCATCATGATCAACATTCCCTTGGATGGTGCCTAG
- a CDS encoding globin family protein: MALQVELLESSFEKVKPQANEFVSSFYHNLFTDYPAAQPLFEGTDMEKQGGKLLQSLVLVIENLRKPDALSNALKGLGARHVKYGALPEHYPLVGSTLLKTFEQYLGDAWTEEVQSAWVDAYGAITTIMLDGADYSEAEVQLDPEAATPPADSGSPLQVELLENSFAQVKPVATEFADRFYDNLFTDYPAAKPLFANTDIKQQSKKLLQSLVLVVENLRKPEVLGDALQGLGARHVQYGALPEHYPLVGNTLLKTFEQFLGSAWTDDVKQAWIDAYGAISTIMLDGADYSEAALDLNSAQPAQPSLISSEVSEVVESDRPTGLLLGLAGGGIIAVIIAILLV, from the coding sequence ATGGCCTTACAAGTCGAACTGCTTGAAAGCAGCTTTGAGAAAGTTAAACCTCAAGCTAATGAATTTGTTTCAAGCTTTTATCACAATTTATTCACAGACTATCCAGCGGCTCAACCCCTCTTTGAGGGGACCGATATGGAGAAACAAGGCGGTAAGCTCTTGCAATCCTTGGTGTTGGTTATTGAAAATCTACGTAAACCGGATGCTTTGAGTAACGCCCTCAAAGGTCTGGGAGCCCGACATGTGAAATATGGGGCCTTACCTGAGCATTACCCATTGGTGGGGTCAACCTTGCTCAAGACCTTTGAACAATATCTGGGGGACGCATGGACTGAGGAGGTTCAATCCGCCTGGGTAGATGCCTATGGTGCTATCACCACGATCATGCTGGACGGTGCAGATTATTCAGAAGCAGAAGTGCAACTCGATCCAGAAGCTGCCACGCCACCTGCTGATTCAGGTTCTCCGCTGCAAGTTGAACTTCTGGAAAATAGCTTTGCCCAAGTGAAGCCAGTCGCTACTGAGTTTGCCGATCGCTTCTACGACAACTTATTCACGGATTATCCCGCTGCCAAACCTTTATTTGCGAACACGGACATCAAACAACAAAGCAAAAAGCTCCTACAATCCCTGGTTTTGGTTGTGGAAAACCTGCGCAAGCCAGAGGTGTTGGGAGATGCCCTGCAAGGGCTAGGGGCCCGACATGTCCAATATGGGGCCTTGCCCGAGCATTATCCGTTGGTCGGCAATACCCTCCTCAAAACCTTTGAACAATTTCTCGGATCTGCCTGGACGGATGACGTCAAACAGGCTTGGATTGATGCCTATGGAGCCATCTCCACGATTATGTTGGATGGTGCTGATTACTCGGAAGCAGCGTTAGATCTCAATTCTGCTCAACCTGCACAGCCCAGCCTTATTTCTAGTGAAGTCAGTGAAGTTGTGGAGAGTGATCGCCCAACAGGATTGCTATTAGGTCTGGCGGGCGGCGGCATTATTGCGGTCATTATTGCCATTCTGTTGGTCTAA